The following coding sequences lie in one Arachis ipaensis cultivar K30076 chromosome B03, Araip1.1, whole genome shotgun sequence genomic window:
- the LOC107631134 gene encoding uncharacterized protein LOC107631134, with amino-acid sequence MDTRKEKNAAWISVPQFGDWDQKGQVPDYSLDFSKIRETRKQNKTNISRASLGNEDEFINPNTTTATVENTTGHSRNEHQHPHYHQNSSHSPTTRRSFLSYFNCCVKA; translated from the exons ATGGATACTCGTAAAGAG AAAAATGCGGCATGGATATCAGTGCCGCAATTTGGGGACTGGGATCAGAAGGGGCAAGTTCCCGATTACTCACTAGATTTCTCAAAGATCAGAGAAACAAGGAAGCAGAACAAGACTAACATTTCAAGGGCAAGTCTTGGTAACGAAGACGAGTTCATTAACCCAAACACCACCACTGCCACCGTAGAAAACACTACTGGCCATAGCCGCAACGAGCATCAGCACCCTCACTACCATCAAAACAGTTCTCACTCTCCAACT ACAAGGAGAAGCTTCCTTAGCTACTTCAACTGTTGTGTGAAGGCTTAG